TCTTTCCGCCGGCCTCGACCGTGACATCCACCCAGGCGGAGGAGGTTTCAACCTCCGGAACGCGGACGAGTATCTCGCTGGGGCTCCACGAGAGCACCTCTGCCTCCTCTCCGCCGATGAGAACCCTTCCAGAGCTTCTGAAACCGGCACCACCAATGAGGACTTCCTGACCCGGTTGGGCTACGTAGGGGGTTAGAGAGCCTATAAGCGGCCCGTCCTGCGGGCGCTTGATGTGGAAGACGTAGAAGCTGTTCTTCGGGAGAGTTAGCATGGCCTTTCCGCCCTTTACAGTCATCCCAGCACCGTAGAGGGCATCACTGTAAGCTCCGTCCGGCCAGTCGAGGCTCAGTGTGAGGTTCGAGGGGGAGCCCTTGTTCATGACGACGAGAAGTTTATGGGTTCCGAAGGTTCTCTCAAAGGCCCAGACAGAATAGTTCGCGTATAGAGTTTTGAAGTCTCCAAAGGCTAAAGCGTCGTTGGTCTTCCTAAGCTCCGCCAGCGTTCTTATGATGCGCGCCGCCTCTGTGGAGTTGTTGAAGACCATCATCGGCCTGTTGTAGGGATCTCCCTTTCCGTCCTTGCTCACGAGGTAGCTCTCGTCGCCGTAGTAGATAACCGGGATTCCGGGGAGCGTCATCGTCAAAGCAAGGGCCATGTGGAAGCGCTCCAAAGCGTCATCCCGCTTTGCCTCGTTGAGGAAGCGAACCAGGTCGTGGCTGTCGAGGAAGTTCACCTGCTTGTTTGGATAGACGAAGATGGAGTAATAACTCTCAAGCTCCCCCGCGAGGGTCTCGAAGCTCCCGACGAAGCCGAAGGTTCTCACGATGTCCTCCCTTATCGGTATGTCGAGAACCGGCGAGACGTTGGAGTAGCGGTAGAGCTCGTGTAGGTCTTCCGTCCTGTCAGTCGAGAGGGAGTAGTACTCGCCGTAGATGAAGAGCGGCCTCTCCGAGTAGAGCCTGAGGTAGAAGCTCTCGAGCCAGCCGAGCTCCATGTGCTTGACCGCGTCGATCCTGAGGCCGCAGGCGCCGTTCTCGACGAAGAGTTTGGCCCCCTCCGTGAGGTAGGAGTCGACCCAGGGATTAAGCTGGTTGAAGTCGGCCAAACCGTAGAGGTTCGCATACTTGAGCGGGATGTCCTCCCAGCGGAAGATGTTGCCGTTGTGGTGGTAGATGGCCTCCCTAATTCCGGTGATGGGGTTCACGGTGGCGTTCTTGGTGTCCTCATAGTAGTCGGTGACCTTCGTTCCGTTGTCGTAGAGGGCACCAAACTCGCCGTCGGTGGCGGGACCGGCGTGGTTGGGCACGTAGTCAACGATTACACAGATTCCCCTCTTTTGGGCTTCCTCAACCAGTTCTCTGAAGTCGTTCCAGTCCCCAAAGTGCTCGTCTATCCCCTTGTAGTCCCTCGTCCAGTAGCCGTGGTAGGGGGCGCTTCCATGGGCCATTTTGTTTATGTTGTCGTTCAGCGGTGAGACCCATATCATCGAGACACCGAGGCTTTTGATGTAGTCGAGCTTCTCGGTGAGGCCCTCCAGGTCGCCGCCCCAGTAGAGGCGGTAGTTTTTGTGGTCAGGGTCATAGAAAGGCCCGTTGTTGGAGCCGTTGCCGTCGTAGAACCTGTCGACCATGACCTGGTAGATCACACCCCTCTCCGGAACCAGGTAGGTGTAAGCGGATACCATGGGAGAAAAAAGGAGTAATGAAACCAATAGCAGGACTATTGGACCCAAATGCTTTCTCAAACCATATCACCGAGGGTGATAAAGAAGGGAAATCTATAAACGTTACGGCATTGGTATTCTGACGCCCCTAAGCCCGTCATCCGCTGCCTTCGGAACCCCACCAACGTAGCCATCCCCAGATTGCTCGATGGAAACAATGGTGGTGGCGATCTCCCGGAACAGGTGGTAGTGACCACTCAACTGGCTCCTCTCGACTACATCCCTATTGACCAGGTACACCGCCGCCCTACCACTTCTACCGACAAAGGTGGAGATGTTTCTGATGAGACGGAGAAGCTCCCTGTCGGGTATCACAAGGAAGAACTTGTGAAAGCCCAGGACGGGGTTTAAGACAAGTTCCTGCTCAGCGGCGCTAAAGTAGAGCCTATCGTAGTACTTTGTGTCGAGGGAGTGCTTGTCCACCTCAACGCGACCGAACACGCTCCCGACGTCGCGATTGCCGCCGATCTTTATCACGGGGACGTTGGAGAGCCCCTCGAGGTTGAGGCCCACGAGTTCAAGCCTGGTGAGCGCCTCGGCAAACGAGTCGGAGATGTCGTCCAGGAGAACCGGCCTCCGCCTGTCCCCGCACCTGCGACATATCAGGTAGAGGAGAAGCTCCGGGGAAGAAGTCGAACCGTACTCAACGAGAACCGTCTCGCCGGACCTGAGGCCGAACAGGATTGAGTCAACAGCCTGAAGTGCTATGTTGCACACCACCCTCATGATTTTTGCAACGTCAAAGTATAAAAGGTTAACGAGGAGCGCAGATTTTCACACTATCCTGGCACTCGTCAGAACCCTCGGCGAGACGAAGGAGCCCCTGCGGAGGGGTCTCTTACCCACAGCGCTCACCGAACGAAGGAGCTCGAAGACGTTGCCAGAGAGCATGTTATCCCGGAAAGGCCTGATCTCACCGTTCTTCACGACGTAGCCGAGCCCTACAGTCAGCGAGAAGTCCCCACTCACCGGGTTTGCGGTGTGCTCGCCGAAGACATCCTTGACAACAATCCCCTCGAAGTCTTCCAGCGATTCTTTCCCGGGTTCAACGAGGAGGTTGCTCGTCCCTATGTGGGGCTTTGTCCTAAAGTCCCTGACCGCGTTCCCCGTGCTCTCCATGCCGAGGAAAGACGCATAGGTGAAGTCGAGGAGGAACGATTTAAGAACACCGTCCTCAATCAGGACCGTCCTCTTACCCGGAACGCCCTCACCGTCGAAGGGATAGCTACCGGAGCCGGCTGGAAGAGTGGCGTCGTCGAGGATGGTCAAGCACTCGCTCCCCACCGTCTCACCCGGCGATGAGAACCTGCTCCTCCTGAAGTA
The sequence above is drawn from the Thermococcus pacificus genome and encodes:
- a CDS encoding alpha-amylase family glycosyl hydrolase, whose product is MVSAYTYLVPERGVIYQVMVDRFYDGNGSNNGPFYDPDHKNYRLYWGGDLEGLTEKLDYIKSLGVSMIWVSPLNDNINKMAHGSAPYHGYWTRDYKGIDEHFGDWNDFRELVEEAQKRGICVIVDYVPNHAGPATDGEFGALYDNGTKVTDYYEDTKNATVNPITGIREAIYHHNGNIFRWEDIPLKYANLYGLADFNQLNPWVDSYLTEGAKLFVENGACGLRIDAVKHMELGWLESFYLRLYSERPLFIYGEYYSLSTDRTEDLHELYRYSNVSPVLDIPIREDIVRTFGFVGSFETLAGELESYYSIFVYPNKQVNFLDSHDLVRFLNEAKRDDALERFHMALALTMTLPGIPVIYYGDESYLVSKDGKGDPYNRPMMVFNNSTEAARIIRTLAELRKTNDALAFGDFKTLYANYSVWAFERTFGTHKLLVVMNKGSPSNLTLSLDWPDGAYSDALYGAGMTVKGGKAMLTLPKNSFYVFHIKRPQDGPLIGSLTPYVAQPGQEVLIGGAGFRSSGRVLIGGEEAEVLSWSPSEILVRVPEVETSSAWVDVTVEAGGKRSNPAKLRYYSGSDIPALVAFNASNFTGKLWIVGNISELAEPRPLLESSTGYYFTVVPLPNGTAFSVRLYRGSAWEELEPLNVTLYGVGNRTVLLKAEPEGPPITSSPVEPSLSESPGNMPGGWPAKAIYASLAVLVVLAIGMAWRKMR
- a CDS encoding DUF257 family protein; its protein translation is MRVVCNIALQAVDSILFGLRSGETVLVEYGSTSSPELLLYLICRRCGDRRRPVLLDDISDSFAEALTRLELVGLNLEGLSNVPVIKIGGNRDVGSVFGRVEVDKHSLDTKYYDRLYFSAAEQELVLNPVLGFHKFFLVIPDRELLRLIRNISTFVGRSGRAAVYLVNRDVVERSQLSGHYHLFREIATTIVSIEQSGDGYVGGVPKAADDGLRGVRIPMP